Proteins encoded together in one Planctomyces sp. SH-PL14 window:
- a CDS encoding Gfo/Idh/MocA family protein encodes MTTGSGYGLSAVPNAQDQAAPELAWRPPRPRSYSPGIALIGAGGITEFHLAAYRRMGLPVRVIANRSLERAAARRDQFFSEAAITDSWETAFRHPDVEVVDIALPTEVRAPVVEAAIAAGKHVLSQKPFAEDLATARRLADLADRQGVRLAVNQNGRWAPHFAYLRKAVQGGLVGDVATIDVQLAFDHSWTVGTPFEEVPHLVLFDFGIHWFDMAATLLGGRPVETVSASATWARHQTARPPFLASALLRGRDFEVRMSFNAATTYGQVDRTTVAGSLGTIVSEGPSLSVQTVRLTTASGTSSPVLEGSWFENGFEGAMGELLCALEEGREPENSARNNLTTLALAFAARDSADRDLPVALSDG; translated from the coding sequence ATGACGACAGGGTCTGGCTACGGCCTCAGCGCCGTGCCGAATGCTCAGGATCAGGCGGCCCCCGAACTCGCGTGGCGCCCCCCGCGGCCCCGTTCGTACTCGCCGGGGATCGCTCTCATCGGGGCAGGGGGAATCACAGAGTTCCACCTCGCCGCCTATCGCCGGATGGGCCTGCCGGTCCGGGTCATCGCCAACCGCTCTCTCGAACGGGCTGCCGCCCGCCGGGACCAGTTCTTCTCCGAGGCCGCGATCACCGACTCCTGGGAGACGGCGTTCCGTCATCCCGATGTCGAAGTGGTCGATATCGCGCTCCCGACGGAGGTCCGCGCGCCCGTCGTCGAGGCCGCGATCGCTGCCGGCAAACACGTCCTGAGCCAGAAGCCGTTTGCCGAAGACCTCGCGACGGCCCGCCGGCTGGCGGACCTCGCGGATCGCCAGGGAGTCCGGCTGGCGGTCAATCAGAACGGCCGCTGGGCTCCGCACTTTGCCTACCTGCGGAAGGCGGTGCAGGGAGGACTCGTCGGCGACGTCGCGACGATCGACGTCCAGCTCGCATTCGATCACTCGTGGACGGTCGGGACGCCGTTCGAAGAGGTGCCGCACCTCGTCCTCTTCGATTTCGGGATCCACTGGTTCGACATGGCCGCCACTCTGCTGGGCGGTCGGCCCGTCGAGACTGTCTCCGCTTCCGCCACGTGGGCCCGCCACCAGACGGCGCGGCCTCCCTTTCTCGCCTCCGCGCTTCTCCGCGGTCGGGACTTCGAAGTCCGGATGTCGTTCAACGCCGCCACGACCTACGGCCAGGTCGACCGGACCACCGTCGCCGGCTCGCTTGGGACGATCGTTTCGGAAGGCCCCAGCCTCTCGGTCCAGACCGTCCGCCTGACGACAGCCAGCGGAACCTCCTCCCCGGTCCTCGAAGGCTCGTGGTTCGAGAACGGCTTCGAAGGAGCCATGGGCGAACTGCTGTGCGCTCTCGAAGAGGGGCGGGAGCCGGAGAACTCCGCCCGGAACAACCTCACGACGCTGGCTCTCGCTTTCGCGGCGCGGGACAGCGCGGACCGCGACCTTCCGGTGGCTCTCTCCGACGGGTAG
- the hisH gene encoding imidazole glycerol phosphate synthase subunit HisH, with amino-acid sequence MSEHHSPRVALVDFGLGNLHSVLRACEGAGLSAAITDKKADVLAADAVLLPGVGAFGDAMKNLKAADLVGPLRALHAAGRPIIGICLGLQLLMQESEEFGHHAGLGLIEGTVVRFRSPRDAAHRELKVPHVSWSRVQRPRPSVAKTADPWSGTPLDGLRDGTHMYFVHSYYVCPTDPRVRLSMTQYGDVEFCSSVRSGNTIAFQFHPEKSGAEGQRIYRQIASFIEQCRLHKDVKNAC; translated from the coding sequence ATGTCCGAACACCACTCACCGCGCGTTGCTCTCGTCGACTTCGGCCTCGGGAACCTCCACAGCGTTCTCCGGGCCTGCGAAGGGGCCGGCCTCTCGGCCGCCATCACGGACAAGAAGGCCGACGTCCTGGCGGCCGACGCCGTCCTGCTCCCCGGCGTCGGGGCCTTCGGCGACGCGATGAAAAATCTCAAAGCGGCCGACCTCGTCGGGCCGCTGCGGGCTCTCCACGCCGCCGGCCGGCCGATCATCGGCATCTGCCTCGGCCTCCAGCTCCTGATGCAGGAGAGCGAAGAGTTCGGCCACCACGCGGGCCTCGGCCTGATCGAGGGGACCGTGGTCCGCTTCCGCTCCCCCCGCGACGCTGCCCACCGCGAGCTCAAGGTCCCGCACGTCTCCTGGAGCCGGGTCCAGCGCCCCCGCCCCTCCGTCGCGAAGACCGCCGATCCCTGGTCCGGCACGCCGCTCGACGGCCTGCGGGACGGGACGCACATGTACTTCGTTCACTCGTACTACGTCTGCCCGACCGATCCGCGGGTCCGGCTCTCGATGACGCAGTATGGGGACGTCGAGTTCTGCTCGAGCGTCCGGTCGGGAAACACGATCGCCTTCCAGTTCCACCCGGAAAAGAGCGGCGCCGAGGGGCAGCGGATCTACCGCCAGATCGCTTCGTTCATTGAACAGTGCCGGTTGCACAAGGACGTCAAGAATGCCTGCTGA
- a CDS encoding sulfotransferase family protein — MTRRGQDGVTELVMAEEMDNTLKVTRFPAAPGELRSPNCFLIGGIRCATTWLYATLAELPEVAVSLVEKETHFFNTHFDLGLEWYRNQFPRDSRARWVLDATPSYLGSPEVPSRIQEYCPDARLIAILRSPVERAYSDYCRRLNHGELTPSIADELTIDSPMVQHGLYYEHLQRYLEHFPREQILVLLYDDLLADPVSFFNQVREFLGISSTLPESKLRGRVNETKPLKRWPFVHQVLRSGYHTMLHWPLLGPMALRLRRGNYLWAYHRLNQDRFADYPPLPEPLRLRLEDYYRDDLQALSVWLGRDLSPWMAPVASEA, encoded by the coding sequence ATGACGCGCCGCGGCCAGGATGGAGTGACGGAGTTGGTGATGGCCGAAGAGATGGACAACACGCTCAAGGTGACGCGGTTCCCCGCCGCCCCGGGAGAGCTGCGGAGTCCCAACTGCTTTCTGATTGGCGGAATTCGCTGCGCGACGACCTGGCTCTACGCGACGCTGGCGGAGCTCCCGGAGGTGGCGGTCTCGCTGGTCGAGAAGGAAACGCACTTCTTCAACACCCATTTCGACCTCGGCCTGGAGTGGTATCGGAACCAGTTCCCCCGCGACTCCCGCGCCCGCTGGGTCTTGGACGCGACGCCAAGCTATCTCGGTTCCCCCGAAGTCCCCTCGCGGATCCAGGAGTACTGCCCGGACGCGCGGCTCATTGCCATCCTTCGAAGCCCGGTCGAGCGGGCCTACAGCGACTACTGCCGCCGCCTCAACCACGGCGAGCTCACCCCGTCCATCGCGGACGAGCTGACGATCGACTCCCCGATGGTTCAGCACGGCCTCTACTACGAGCATCTCCAGCGGTACCTCGAACACTTCCCGCGCGAGCAGATCCTGGTCCTCCTCTACGATGACCTGCTGGCCGATCCGGTCTCGTTCTTTAATCAGGTCCGGGAATTCCTCGGGATCTCCAGCACGCTTCCAGAGTCGAAGCTCCGGGGGCGGGTCAACGAGACCAAGCCCCTCAAACGCTGGCCCTTTGTCCATCAGGTGCTCCGGTCGGGGTACCACACGATGCTTCACTGGCCCCTGCTCGGCCCGATGGCCCTCCGGCTGCGGCGCGGGAACTACCTGTGGGCCTACCACCGGCTCAACCAGGATCGATTCGCAGACTACCCGCCCCTCCCCGAGCCGCTCCGGCTGCGTCTGGAGGACTACTACCGCGACGACCTGCAGGCCCTCTCCGTGTGGCTGGGACGAGACCTGAGCCCCTGGATGGCTCCAGTCGCTTCCGAAGCGTAG
- a CDS encoding thioredoxin domain-containing protein, protein MRSTLLLSVWTVLAFALPGTLRADDSVWMSDFEKAREIATQTGKPLLVHFYAEWCGPCKQMDAKVLYQPSVKQEIQQRVVAVKLDVDQNPKLAKRFGVEKLPTDIIVEPSGAGTQLLESQGFHPMEEYRREIIVRGANRYAEVLAQRQQKANQDALAKANRESPKVAQMTAEDRLMLGGYCPVTLWKNRRWVKGSSELKFEHRGQVYYLADEEVLKEFKDNPERYAPRYMGCDPIMVVESDRAIKGDTRFAAFYDDELYIFTNEDNRKKFKTSPDKYARTRVVFDVLDIEFVTR, encoded by the coding sequence ATGCGTAGTACGTTGCTGCTGAGTGTCTGGACTGTTCTCGCGTTTGCCCTCCCGGGCACGCTCCGAGCCGACGATTCGGTTTGGATGAGCGACTTTGAGAAGGCGCGGGAAATCGCGACCCAGACCGGCAAACCGCTGCTGGTCCACTTCTATGCGGAGTGGTGTGGTCCCTGTAAGCAGATGGACGCCAAGGTCCTCTACCAGCCCTCGGTGAAGCAGGAGATTCAGCAGCGGGTGGTGGCCGTCAAGCTGGACGTTGACCAGAACCCTAAGCTGGCCAAGCGGTTCGGCGTCGAGAAGCTCCCGACCGACATCATCGTCGAGCCGAGCGGAGCGGGGACGCAGCTGCTGGAATCGCAGGGTTTTCATCCGATGGAGGAATACCGTCGGGAGATTATCGTTCGCGGCGCGAACCGGTATGCCGAAGTGCTGGCTCAGCGGCAGCAGAAGGCGAACCAGGACGCCCTGGCGAAGGCGAACCGTGAATCTCCCAAGGTGGCCCAGATGACGGCGGAGGACCGGCTGATGCTGGGGGGATACTGCCCGGTGACGCTGTGGAAGAACCGTCGCTGGGTGAAGGGAAGCAGCGAGCTGAAGTTTGAGCACCGCGGTCAGGTCTACTACCTCGCGGATGAAGAAGTGCTTAAGGAGTTCAAGGACAATCCTGAGCGGTATGCCCCGCGGTATATGGGGTGCGACCCGATCATGGTGGTCGAGAGCGACCGGGCGATTAAGGGGGATACCCGCTTTGCCGCCTTCTATGACGACGAGCTGTATATCTTCACGAATGAAGACAACCGGAAGAAATTCAAGACGAGCCCGGACAAGTATGCCCGGACGCGGGTGGTGTTCGATGTCCTGGACATCGAATTCGTGACCCGCTGA
- a CDS encoding cupin domain-containing protein has translation MPRHIPKPTRIEAAGTPPKTIEEFVGRVNSATDSVSVARMVSPQGWSEPGQTPEFDEYTVVLKGCLRVEHRGGTLDVRAGEAVITNGGEWVRYSSPEAGGAEYIAVCLPAFSPATVHRDA, from the coding sequence ATGCCGCGTCACATCCCGAAGCCGACCCGAATCGAAGCCGCCGGAACGCCGCCGAAGACGATCGAAGAGTTCGTGGGGCGGGTCAATTCCGCCACGGACTCCGTCAGCGTGGCCCGGATGGTGAGTCCTCAGGGTTGGAGTGAGCCGGGGCAGACGCCGGAGTTTGACGAGTACACGGTGGTCCTGAAGGGATGTCTCCGTGTGGAGCATCGCGGGGGAACGCTCGATGTCCGGGCGGGTGAGGCGGTGATCACGAATGGCGGTGAGTGGGTGCGGTACAGCAGTCCCGAGGCGGGCGGGGCGGAGTACATTGCGGTTTGTCTTCCGGCGTTCTCACCGGCGACGGTTCATCGGGATGCGTGA
- a CDS encoding cofactor-independent phosphoglycerate mutase, translating to MKSVLIIPDGCADEPQPELGGLTPLQAASVPNMDEIARHGMTGLTDNVPESLPSGSDVGTMSLFGYDPLVFHTGRAPLEAAAQGIALGPDDWAIRCNLVTVENGRMKSFTSGQISNSDGAALITEMQKACCGDEYWKFHAGVSYRNLLLYRPRDRKAPFSDDTHTVAPHDITDQAVAEHLPMGSGACDLRALMEKSQKIFAESPVNAARIARGDLPATQIWLWGQGKAPSLTPFKERYGVQGAVITAVDLLRGIGRLLGWSVVEVPGATGYLDTDYAAKGRHAIQTLQAGADFVVVHVEATDEASHEGHVREKVKALEEIDQKIVGPVHEYLRQQGDYRILVSPDHPTFLRTKTHSHGFVPFTMCGRGFGHNGARTYDEVAAAGTGDVLIHGHDLMGRFFA from the coding sequence ATGAAGTCGGTGCTGATTATCCCGGATGGCTGCGCAGACGAACCCCAGCCGGAGCTCGGCGGTTTGACACCGCTCCAAGCCGCTTCCGTCCCGAACATGGACGAGATCGCCCGCCATGGGATGACCGGCCTCACCGACAACGTCCCCGAGTCCCTCCCCTCCGGGAGCGACGTCGGCACGATGAGCCTCTTCGGTTACGACCCGCTCGTCTTCCACACCGGCCGGGCGCCGCTTGAAGCGGCCGCGCAGGGGATCGCCCTCGGACCGGACGACTGGGCCATCCGCTGCAATCTCGTCACGGTCGAGAACGGCCGGATGAAGAGTTTCACCTCGGGGCAGATCTCGAACAGCGACGGTGCCGCCCTCATCACCGAGATGCAGAAGGCCTGCTGCGGCGACGAGTACTGGAAATTCCACGCCGGCGTCAGCTACCGCAATCTCCTGCTCTACCGGCCTCGCGACCGGAAGGCCCCGTTCTCGGACGACACCCACACCGTCGCGCCGCACGACATCACCGATCAGGCGGTCGCCGAGCACCTTCCGATGGGGAGCGGCGCCTGCGACCTACGGGCGCTGATGGAGAAGAGTCAGAAGATCTTCGCTGAATCGCCGGTCAACGCGGCCCGGATCGCCCGCGGCGACCTTCCTGCCACGCAGATCTGGCTCTGGGGACAGGGGAAGGCGCCGTCGCTGACGCCGTTCAAGGAGCGGTACGGCGTTCAGGGGGCAGTCATTACTGCGGTGGACCTGCTCCGCGGGATTGGGCGGCTCCTCGGGTGGAGCGTCGTCGAAGTTCCGGGGGCGACGGGATACCTCGACACCGACTATGCCGCCAAGGGGCGGCATGCGATCCAGACGCTCCAGGCCGGAGCGGACTTCGTCGTCGTGCATGTCGAGGCGACCGACGAGGCCTCTCATGAGGGGCATGTGAGAGAGAAGGTGAAGGCGCTCGAGGAGATCGACCAGAAGATCGTCGGTCCCGTCCACGAGTATCTCCGGCAGCAGGGGGACTATCGGATTCTGGTGTCGCCGGACCATCCGACGTTCCTGCGGACGAAGACGCATAGCCACGGGTTTGTGCCGTTTACGATGTGCGGGCGGGGCTTTGGTCATAATGGCGCGCGGACGTACGACGAAGTTGCGGCGGCCGGGACGGGGGATGTCCTGATTCACGGTCACGACCTGATGGGCCGCTTCTTCGCCTGA
- a CDS encoding TolC family protein, giving the protein MDLGRSRDGQAIRSAGSACFGATLVAFCAAGILQISGCARSAADIVQTGGTADSPYVEAATRVEYPELDEPIPSDHSARRPLSLTLDDPLQYEDMTLERTVQVALQNSKIFRDLGGLVLRSPAGTRSTMDPAVVETDPRFGIQAAMSNFDATFATSLFYENNDRALNNVFFGGGTRILRQHAAVFQSEINKRTPYGSEYSVRHNVKYDENNAPGNAFYSAWEANFELEYRQSLLKGGGLDFNRIAGASRIPGVYTGVLIARANADISLADFELACRDFISEVENGYWDLYYAYRDLDAKIAARNSALETWRRVAALQEKGRVGGEADKEAEAREQFYRFQEDVENTLAGRLTDGTRANNGTAGGTFRPTAGVQVAERRLRYLIGLPVTDGSLLRPVDEPPRAMIVFDWDMSLSEGLTKRTELRRQKWLVKRREMELLASRNYLLPQLDAVAQYRIRGLGDDLLDPQRSPDPFNSAYQNLTGGDYQEWQFGGELSFPFGNRQGHAAVRNAEFLLAREQAVLHEQEKRVVHDLSNAMADTERAFRVVQTVYNRRSAAKDRVSALQAAFEADKAPLNLVLDAQRRLAAADSHYYDALVDYGLSIRNMHFEKGTLLEYVGVALAEGPWPEIAIEDGRERQSLRVPARFSPPQRTIATPVPQ; this is encoded by the coding sequence ATGGACCTCGGTCGTTCCAGGGACGGACAGGCTATTCGCTCAGCAGGCTCAGCCTGCTTTGGAGCGACCCTCGTCGCGTTCTGCGCCGCCGGGATCCTCCAGATCTCGGGCTGCGCCCGTTCCGCGGCGGACATCGTCCAGACCGGGGGAACGGCTGACTCCCCCTACGTCGAGGCCGCCACGCGGGTCGAATACCCGGAACTGGACGAGCCGATCCCGTCCGACCACTCCGCCCGGCGACCGCTGAGCCTCACTCTCGACGATCCGCTCCAGTATGAGGACATGACCCTCGAGCGGACGGTCCAGGTCGCCCTGCAGAACTCCAAGATCTTCCGCGACCTCGGCGGACTCGTGCTGCGGAGCCCCGCGGGAACGAGATCGACTATGGATCCGGCGGTCGTCGAGACCGACCCCCGCTTCGGGATCCAGGCGGCCATGTCGAACTTCGACGCGACGTTCGCCACGAGCCTGTTCTACGAGAACAACGACCGGGCCCTCAATAACGTCTTCTTCGGCGGGGGAACCCGCATCCTCCGGCAGCATGCGGCGGTCTTCCAGTCGGAGATCAACAAGCGGACCCCCTACGGCAGCGAATACTCGGTCCGCCACAACGTCAAATACGACGAGAACAACGCCCCCGGCAACGCGTTCTACTCCGCCTGGGAAGCGAACTTCGAGCTCGAATACCGCCAGTCGCTCCTCAAGGGGGGCGGGCTGGACTTCAACCGCATCGCCGGGGCGAGCCGGATTCCCGGCGTCTACACCGGCGTCCTGATCGCCCGGGCCAACGCCGACATCAGCCTCGCCGACTTCGAGCTGGCGTGCCGGGACTTCATCAGCGAAGTCGAGAACGGCTACTGGGACCTCTACTACGCCTACCGCGACCTCGACGCCAAGATCGCCGCCCGCAACTCCGCGCTCGAAACCTGGCGCCGCGTCGCGGCCCTCCAGGAAAAGGGACGGGTCGGCGGCGAGGCGGATAAAGAGGCGGAAGCCCGCGAACAGTTCTACCGTTTCCAGGAAGACGTCGAGAACACACTTGCCGGCCGCCTGACGGACGGAACCCGGGCCAACAACGGCACCGCGGGGGGAACCTTCCGGCCGACCGCCGGGGTTCAGGTCGCCGAGCGGCGGCTGCGGTATCTCATCGGCCTGCCGGTCACCGATGGCTCTCTGCTCCGCCCGGTCGACGAACCGCCGCGGGCCATGATCGTCTTCGACTGGGACATGTCGCTCAGCGAAGGCCTGACGAAGCGGACCGAGCTCCGCCGCCAGAAGTGGCTCGTCAAACGCCGCGAAATGGAGCTGCTTGCCAGCCGAAACTACCTCCTGCCGCAGCTCGACGCCGTCGCGCAGTACCGCATCCGCGGTCTCGGCGACGACCTCCTCGATCCGCAGCGCAGTCCCGACCCGTTCAATTCCGCCTATCAGAACCTGACCGGCGGCGACTACCAGGAATGGCAGTTCGGCGGCGAATTGTCGTTCCCCTTCGGAAACCGGCAGGGGCACGCCGCGGTGCGAAACGCTGAGTTCCTCCTCGCCCGTGAGCAGGCGGTCCTCCACGAGCAGGAAAAGCGGGTCGTCCACGACCTCAGCAACGCCATGGCCGATACGGAGCGGGCGTTCCGCGTCGTCCAGACGGTCTACAACCGCCGTTCGGCCGCCAAGGACCGCGTCTCCGCGCTGCAGGCCGCCTTCGAGGCGGACAAGGCTCCGCTGAACCTCGTCCTCGACGCTCAGCGGCGGCTCGCCGCGGCGGACAGCCACTACTACGACGCTCTCGTCGACTACGGCCTCAGCATCCGCAACATGCACTTCGAAAAGGGGACGCTCCTCGAATACGTCGGCGTCGCCCTGGCCGAAGGGCCGTGGCCGGAGATCGCCATCGAGGACGGCCGCGAGCGGCAGTCTCTCCGCGTGCCGGCCCGCTTCTCGCCGCCGCAGCGGACGATCGCGACTCCCGTTCCTCAGTAG
- the hisF gene encoding imidazole glycerol phosphate synthase subunit HisF — MPREPASTVPDHDSSKGHGVGIRIIPRLDIKGPNLVKGIHLEGLRVLGKPEQFARYYYDQGADELFYMDAVASLYERNGLAEIIRRTAEEIRIPLTVGGGIRSVDDVRQALRCGADKVAINTAAIARPAMIREAAESFGSSTIIVSIEAIRHPDGRWYAYTDCGRNETGRDAIEWAAEAIDLGAGELVVTSVDREGTGKGYDIELTRRIAESAPIPVIACGGAGQKEHVQQVIEEGRADAVSLASSLHYHFLSQYDALAEDYRGEGNTEFLRKQGGGSAAAAKHLSCFSLPELKSFLTSNGIDCRCLEYA; from the coding sequence GTGCCGCGTGAGCCGGCCTCGACGGTTCCGGATCACGACAGCAGCAAAGGTCACGGCGTGGGAATTCGCATCATTCCCCGGCTCGACATCAAGGGTCCCAACCTGGTGAAGGGGATTCACCTGGAGGGGCTGCGCGTCCTCGGAAAACCCGAACAGTTCGCCCGCTACTACTACGACCAGGGGGCCGACGAGCTGTTCTACATGGACGCCGTCGCCAGCCTCTACGAGCGGAACGGCCTCGCCGAAATCATTCGCCGGACCGCTGAGGAAATCCGCATTCCGCTCACCGTCGGCGGCGGCATCCGGAGCGTCGACGACGTCCGGCAGGCACTCCGCTGCGGGGCTGACAAAGTCGCAATCAACACCGCCGCGATCGCCCGACCGGCGATGATCCGCGAGGCGGCCGAGAGCTTCGGATCGTCGACGATCATCGTCTCGATCGAAGCGATCCGACACCCCGACGGGCGCTGGTACGCCTACACCGACTGCGGCCGGAACGAGACCGGCCGCGACGCAATCGAATGGGCCGCCGAGGCGATCGATCTCGGCGCCGGCGAGCTGGTCGTCACCTCCGTCGACCGCGAGGGAACCGGAAAAGGCTACGACATCGAGCTGACCCGCCGGATCGCCGAGTCCGCTCCGATCCCGGTCATCGCCTGCGGCGGGGCCGGCCAGAAGGAACACGTGCAGCAGGTCATCGAAGAGGGGCGGGCCGACGCCGTCAGCCTCGCCTCGTCCCTGCACTACCACTTCCTGAGCCAGTACGATGCCCTCGCCGAGGACTACCGCGGCGAAGGGAATACCGAGTTTCTCCGCAAGCAGGGGGGCGGCTCGGCGGCCGCGGCGAAGCACCTGTCGTGCTTCTCCCTCCCCGAACTGAAATCGTTCCTGACGTCGAACGGAATCGACTGTCGCTGCCTCGAATACGCCTAA
- a CDS encoding CDP-glycerol glycerophosphotransferase family protein produces MKTVFCVAYGGGHITIVDLVCRELAQRGDLRFRILALTAAYAQVVDRYPAGTVRRISDYLPLFDDRLDEVLDHGRRLAAEHHNPKGPVPRIESIAYLGLSYSDLVRDLGPEGAAERYRERARQAFLPVETLRRILESEQADIVLSTTSPRCEQAAIRAGNALGLQTVQILDLFGELYPLPEARHVVTSDDDSIATLQAQGITSCRFHNLGQPVFDDTARRTAAIDGDALRTRLAIPHGAPVVLMATTPPCRFRDDFSIHSSIPHETIGPQIFGALDAIHRERGAAVLLRHHPNERLEDYAPWLAAHPHIRPINAALDLCESLAIADVVVTSYSTIAVQAEACGKPAVTYNHLRGDRFPLPRVMRPPYHFAADLSELQSRIATALDSASHRQATGAGDRDSARRICDLLASL; encoded by the coding sequence GTGAAGACCGTATTCTGTGTGGCCTACGGCGGCGGCCACATCACCATCGTCGATCTCGTCTGCCGGGAACTGGCACAACGAGGTGACCTCCGCTTCCGGATCCTAGCCCTCACGGCCGCCTATGCCCAGGTGGTCGACCGCTACCCGGCCGGGACGGTGCGGAGGATCAGCGACTACCTGCCCCTCTTCGACGACCGCCTCGACGAGGTCCTCGACCACGGCCGGCGACTGGCCGCCGAACACCACAATCCGAAGGGGCCGGTCCCGCGGATCGAGTCGATCGCCTACCTGGGGCTCTCGTATTCGGATCTCGTCCGCGACCTCGGGCCGGAGGGGGCCGCAGAGCGATACCGGGAGCGGGCAAGGCAGGCGTTCCTGCCCGTCGAGACCCTGCGGCGGATCCTCGAGAGCGAACAGGCCGACATCGTCCTGTCGACGACCTCTCCCCGGTGCGAGCAGGCGGCGATCCGGGCGGGGAATGCACTCGGACTCCAGACAGTCCAGATCCTCGACCTCTTCGGCGAGCTCTATCCCCTCCCCGAAGCGCGGCATGTCGTCACCTCGGATGACGACTCGATCGCGACTCTGCAGGCCCAGGGGATCACGAGCTGCCGGTTCCACAACCTCGGACAGCCGGTGTTCGACGATACCGCCCGGCGGACCGCGGCGATCGACGGGGACGCGCTCCGGACCCGATTAGCGATCCCTCACGGCGCCCCGGTCGTCCTGATGGCAACCACTCCCCCCTGCCGGTTCCGCGACGATTTCTCCATCCACAGCTCCATCCCGCACGAGACGATCGGCCCCCAGATCTTCGGTGCCCTGGATGCCATTCATCGGGAGCGCGGGGCCGCGGTCCTGCTGCGACATCACCCGAACGAGCGGCTGGAGGACTATGCCCCGTGGCTCGCGGCCCACCCGCACATTCGGCCGATCAATGCCGCGCTCGATCTGTGCGAGTCGCTGGCGATCGCGGACGTCGTCGTCACCTCTTACTCCACGATCGCCGTCCAGGCCGAAGCGTGCGGCAAGCCGGCGGTGACCTATAACCACCTCCGCGGGGACCGCTTCCCCCTCCCCCGAGTCATGCGGCCCCCGTATCACTTTGCCGCAGATCTCAGCGAGTTGCAGTCTCGGATCGCGACCGCGCTCGATTCCGCCTCCCATCGACAGGCGACTGGAGCGGGAGATCGCGATTCCGCCCGCAGGATCTGCGACCTCCTGGCGAGTCTGTAG